A window of Eriocheir sinensis breed Jianghai 21 chromosome 39, ASM2467909v1, whole genome shotgun sequence contains these coding sequences:
- the LOC127008949 gene encoding UPF0235 protein C15orf40 homolog, whose amino-acid sequence MQSRLTSVCSLIRKHSLARTLAMGKGKAKKAPTKDQTDTTASKGDSEEIISCDKQGNVIIKIFAKPGAKNNGVTGLSDEGVGVQVAAPPSDGEANQELVKYLASVIGVRKSDVSLIRGSRARQKVVAVSSTTRAAVTEKLNAVAREGVE is encoded by the exons ATGCAATCTCGCCTAACAAGTGTGTGCAGCCTTATCCGTAAACACAGCCTCGCTCGCACCCTGGCCATGGGCAAGGGCAAGGCCAAGAAGGCGCCAACAAAG GATCAGACGGATACAACAGCTTCCAAAGGAGACAGTGAAGAAATCATCAGTTGTGACAAACAAGGAAATGTTATCATCAAGATCTTTGCTAAGCCGGGAGCGAAAAACAATGGTGTGACAG GCCTGAGCgatgagggcgtgggtgtgcaGGTGGCGGCCCCACCCTCAGATGGGGAGGCCAACCAGGAGCTGGTGAAATACTTGGCCTCCGTGATTGGCGTCAGGAAGAGTGATGTCAGCCTCATCAGA GGGTCGAGGGCGCGGCagaaggtggtggcggtgagcAGCACGACTCGGGCGGCGGTGACGGAGAAGCTGAATGCGGTGGCCCGGGAAGGAGTGGAGTGA